A genomic window from Salvelinus alpinus chromosome 10, SLU_Salpinus.1, whole genome shotgun sequence includes:
- the LOC139532161 gene encoding matrix-remodeling-associated protein 5-like: MDAQLKMARPAAFILILSMLMAPVTSLPCPRQCTCPQATEVHCTFRSLLTVPAGIPRQVERMNLGFNTINHVTQTSLSGLRKLELLMMHGNDLYNIPNGAFRDLMSLQMLKMSYNKLKEINRHTLQGLWSLTRLHLDHNHLEFIHPDTFQGLTSLRLLQLEGNRLQQLHPSTFSTFSMMGHFHVSTLRHLYLSENRLTSLPQKLLGGMPQLENLFLHGNPWTCDCRMKWFADWDKNSPGVLKCKKDRAYPGGQLCFMCYSPKNVRMKEVLGLDTLVCSSPVITSPDRPTTQEDTETEVMTLEEFKGSFGNITLGLTDEHGNKVDLECSVGEPRGESSKVSWEQVNPLQLAYNVSISVDLGCPINRDNYERLWRLIAYYSDTPAHLQREIMLTKEPVPSYRYRQDLERDALYYTGVKANMVAQPSWLMQSSVDLQLNRPQSTGKSVKLILSTHLTQTVEPELERRHRRTWVMIENTNTTRTVLSVVVGSPAVMDCNVLSSGDTVVRWMLPDGTQLEALYSSPDNRVSVLSTGRLDIKAVGHSDSGIYYCIAQVSDDLSVLPFRLMVEESSSPPPLGGDETVPTLVEGFTGVPLTLNCVVSGSPDPEINWILPDSSIVSHRANSSRALVYSNGTLRVPESRLTDSGYYKCVAMNQHGVYSLATKVTLTRQLGAEIRPLRRMRPQSASGVNTRVKAPMGDTEEASGDNDDTQEEVPSSPSSSSFSSSSSLSRVGLMNRRRGQSSNRGGGHPFRNTWRRPAVPRKPTTTGTNDEDKKNTVGTRRRINVANKNIDPEKWADILAKIRDKNGQGNTNITPSSTHLTTKKKQESTTTASAKQTESPYNIEGSTDDLHEEEEEELYTPTTIPHIPTRHTTYTTDSDVDTATNHALFTQPVTEPVTSVPQQLSNTVTHTETQGRHTVTHTHSQTLGQLHVNVLTSSSYNPSLQGENQSTTTTALTTDVAATESDISPTSEDNQGEKDANGPSVDSSFNEGSDAYLDRAELDPSLTTTTVRGYSESETERDEFDHSLTETQSTTAKLDTPTQLKQHTRSNITHLPLSTPSPTTELTSAVYMRKETPGEVATRLRNQNSRRRNGGGGRRRRPNTGRKKPKPNNPLRSDFTTAATPKDALPIITKATTATWIKIEAFDNAKSMTDRFNTAVPSTGSQTTSSGRVSHEGNTVVSLYEDGIDPSPTTRSETKDTLSPHAKPLFGSTTAPPASPTTSLTETHKQTSQSSHHRTAPERASQTPNTQSPVPEHSVVHTTARQGNFTSTPRPTVKPTETTQRGGSATVDLHPVPSPDKSPENRNTRPGVPADGQLDTPDYRYTTGTTEVKKAPVKEIDSASPSIRHEITSAHGTTHAPTHAPTHAPGASTKESFHEEAEHEKARVSTAERPVTSESSHRGSGPDKTATVKPRTTFDGHYNIRESTSTTGKDQTPVENVAVSVAATTTKDVSPTMSPVTSTSVRTSIVFPSRVRPQIPVLNTPSTRVRTQPSSRTVEVPSNSNHIPDSHIERVLISQPDQRNNPILNRGDSILITRSDPNRQPPPADSHTTTKLESTDIKPDPVTGVKPTTTEPRTPHRTVTNTNTQMVKQTTITTTLASTATKSFSQTSSVSSSRPQSPSSGGQRTETPTQTQGLSGGVSGGGERPSVAGPVVRGKPRITNVDVRTVTVNAEMDAQLPCVAVGEPKPFLSWTRVSTGATVAQNTRVQRFEVHPNGTLIIRNSQPQDRGQYLCMVQNQYGMDKMVVSLMVLAQHPRVLQPRYRDATVYHGDGIDLECQVQGHPMPRVTWVLPDRVHLAAPPAPGPANPASGPQPGPQSGPKHVDLLSNGTLRITEASYTDRGIYKCIGSSVAGADTVSVRLHVAALPPVIQQPRYENMSLPEGSTAYIHCTAKGAPTPVMRWTTPDGVQLLTSQFVNGRNFFVFPNGTLYVRGLGQGDAGRYECVASNAVGASRRTSILTVLRLPSSTKARITSSSPQRSDVVYGALLRLDCIATGKPEPRIVWRTPSKKLVDSQYSFDPRIKVFTNGSLAIQAMTEKDDGDYLCVARNKMGDDYMLLRVNVLTKPAKIEQKQLLASQKVMYGGDLKVDCIASGLPNPEIRWALPDGTMINTLKQTDSRVRGGRTRRYVVFDNGTLYANDVGMREEGDYTCYAENQIGKDEMKVHVKVVADPPIIRDKTQSPEVIRVLYGETVSLKCSVKGEPTPVITWLSPTNRAIASSPTKYQVHNDGTLVVKKAQRFDAGNYTCTARNSAGQDRKVTRVEVFVTPPTINGLRGMVNTIRVTAIRDQRTMLACEAVGTPIPRVMWVLPENVILPVPYYGSRMTVHRNGTLDIRSPKGTDSAQLACIARNEGGEARLMVHLEVKEMVERPQLRGPKTESLSLTVGSTMTLNCSFEGGPAPPTVTWILPNGSPLMRGAQFSKFFHRPDGSLVITNPAVSESGMYRCLARNVAGLVERTITLAPERKPEINNRYNSPISIMNGESLQLHCLSTGDPLRLTWTLPSGVVLGRPQRAGRYAVLANGTLAIQQASVYDRGSYICRAANEYGSALLSVPVIVIAYLPRITNGPPPVMYARRGVAVQLNCVATGIPRAEIAWETPDRTRLAVRAQPRLFGNKYLHPQGSLIIQNPTQRDQGFYKCTARNAIGVDTKATYLHVF, encoded by the exons ATGGATGCGCAGCTGAAGATGGCCCGTCCCGCCGCATTCATATTGATACTGTCCATGCTGATGGCGCCAGTTACAAGTCTCCCCTGCCCGCGCCAGTGCACGTGCCCTCAGGCCACAGAGGTGCACTGCACGTTCCGTTCCCTGCTCACCGTGCCCGCCGGCATACCCAGACAAGTGGAGCGCATGAACCTGGG GTTTAACACCATAAACCACGTGACTCAGACCTCTCTGTCTGGGTTGAGGAAGCTGGAGCTTCTGATGATGCATGGGAACGATCTCTACAACATTCCCAACGGAGCCTTCAGGGATCTCATGTCCTTACag ATGCTGAAGATGAGCTATAACAAACTGAAGGAGATCAACAGACACACTCTCCAGGGTCTGTGGTCTCTGACCAGACTCCACCTGGACCACAACCATCTGGAGTTCATTCACCCAGACACCTTCCAGGGCCTCACCTCCCTACGTCTCCTACAGCTGGAGGGGAACAGACTGCAGCAGCTCCACCCCTCTaccttttccaccttctccatgaTGGGACACTTCCACGTCTCCACCCTAAG GCACCTGTACCTGTCGGAGAACAGGCTGACCTCGCTGCCCCAGAAGCTGCTGGGAGGAATGCCCCAGCTGGAGAACCTATTCCTGCATGGGAACCCCTGGACATGTGACTGCAGGATGAAGTGGTTCGCCGACTGGGACAAAAACTCACCAG GTGTGCTGAAGTGTAAAAAGGACAGGGCCTACCCAGGAGGTCAGCTCTGCTTTATGTGTTACTCCCCAAAGAACGTACGAATGAAAGAAGTCCTGGGCCTGGACACACTGGTCTGCTCTAGCCCCGTTATCACCTCCCCTGATCGACCTACGACCCAagaggacacagagacagaggtcaTGACCCTGGAGGAGTTCAAGGGGTCGTTCGGCAACATTACCCTAGGCCTGACGGACGAGCATGGGAACAAAGTGGATCTGGAGTGCAGCGTCGGAGAGCCCCGCGGGGAGTCGTCTAAGGTCAGCTGGGAGCAGGTCAACCCTCTGCAGCTGGCCTATAATGTGAGTATCTCCGTGGATCTAGGGTGTCCCATCAACAGGGACAATTATGAGAGACTCTGGAGGCTGATCGCCTACTATAGCGACACGCCCGCTCACCTGCAGAGAGAGATCATGCTGACTAAGGAGCCGGTGCCCAGCTACAG GTACAGGCAGGACCTGGAGAGAGACGCATTGTACTACACAGGGGTTAAGGCTAACATGGTAGCTCAACCATCCTGGCTGATGCAGAGCTCTGTGGACCTGCAGCTGAACAGGCCCCAGTCCACTGGGAAGAGCGTCAAGCTGATCCTCAGCACCCACCTCACACAGACCGTGGAGCCTGAGCTGGAGCGCAGACACCGTAGGACATGGGTCATGATAGAGAACACAAACACTACCAGGACGGTGCTGAGTGTTGTAGTGGGCAGCCCTGCTGTAATGGACTGTAACGTGTTGAGCTCAGGAGACACAGTGGTTCGCTGGATGCTGCCAGACGGGACCCAGCTGGAGGCACTGTACAGCAGCCCAGACAACAGGGTGTCAGTGTTGAGCACCGGTAGGTTGGATATTAAAGCTGTAGGACACTCAGACTCAGGGATATATTACTGTATCGCCCAGGTCTCTGACGACCTCAGTGTCCTCCCTTTCCGCCTGATGGTCGAggagtcctccagtcctccccctCTTGGAGGGGATGAGACGGTGCCTACCCTCGTAGAGGGGTTCACCGGTGTCCCTCTCACTCTAAACTGTGTCGTGTCTGGCTCTCCTGACCCTGAGATTAACTGGATCCTTCCTGACAGCAGCATAGTGAGTCACAGAGCCAACTCTTCTAGAGCGCTGGTGTATTCCAACGGAACTCTGAGAGTCCCAGAGAGTCGACTGACAGACAGTGGATATTATAAGTGTGTGGCCATGAACCAGCATGGTGTGTATTCCCTGGCGACTAAGGTGACTCTCACCAGACAGTTAGGAGCAGAGATACGACCACTGAGGAGAATGAGGCCACAGTCTGCTTCAGGGGTCAACACCAGGGTCAAAGCCCCCATGGGGGACACTGAGGAGGCATCAGGGGACAATGACGACACACAGGAGGAAGTCCCCTCCTCGCCTTCCTCCtcatctttctcctcctcctcatccctgaGCCGTGTGGGGCTAATGAATCGGAGGAGAGGTCAAAGTTCAAACAGGGGTGGTGGTCATCCATTTAGAAACACATGGAGGCGACCTGCTGTACCTAGAAAACCAACCACGACAGGGACAAATGATGAAGACAAGAAAAACACAGTGGGGACGAGGAGGAGGATTAACGTGGCAAACAAAAATATAGACCCGGAGAAGTGGGCGGACATTTTGGCCAAAATCCGTGACAAGAACGGACAGGGTAACACTAACATAACACCCAGCTCAACTCACCTCACCACAAAGAAGAAGCAAGAGTCAACAACAACAGCTAGCGCTAAGCAGACAGAGTCTCCTTACAACATAGAGGGATCAACAGACGACCtacatgaggaagaggaggaggagctatACACACCCACTACTATACCGCATATACCCACTCGACACACTACTTACACTACAGACTCAGATGTGGATACAGCCACAAATCATGCACTTTTCACGCAGCCGGTCACAGAGCCTGTCACATCTGTTCCCCAGCAGCTCAGtaacactgtcacacacacagagacgcaaggcaggcacacagtcacacacacacactcccagaccCTGGGTCAGCTGCATGTGAACGTCTTGACCAGTTCTTCGTACAACCCTTCTTTACAAGGAGAAAATCAaagcaccaccaccaccgctTTGACTACAGATGTTGCGGCTACAGAGTCTGATATCTCACCCACGTCTGAGGATAATCAGGGGGAGAAAGACGCTAACGGACCCAGTGTTGATAGCAGCTTTAATGAAGGAAGTGACGCATATTTAGACAGAGCTGAACTTGACCCATCACTCACCACCACCACAGTTAGAGGGTACTCTGAAtcggaaacagagagagatgaatTTGACCACTCTCTCACTGAGACTCAGAGCACAACTGCTAAactagacacacctactcagctAAAGCAGCATACAAGGTCTAATATAACACATCTTCCACTCAGCACACCCTCTCCCACAACCGAGCTCACTTCAGCTGTGTATATGAGGAAGGAAACTCCAGGTGAGGTGGCTACTCGACTCAGAAACCAGAACTCCAGGAGGAGGAACGGGGGTGGGGGCAGGAGAAGACGGCCCAATACGGGCAGAAAGAAGCCAAAGCCTAATAATCCGTTGAGAAGTGATTTTACAACCGCAGCCACGCCCAAGGACGCCCTCCCAATAATTACCAAGGCAACCACTGCCACATGGATTAAAATAGAAGCGTTCGACAATGCCAAAAGCATGACGGACAGGTTTAATACCGCAGTTCCATCGACGGGCAGCCAAACGACGTCATCAGGCAGAGTGAGTCACGAAGGGAACACAGTAGTCTCTTTATACGAAGACGGGATTGACCCCTCACCTACAACTCGCTCCGAGACAAAGGACACCCTTTCACCACACGCCAAACCACTGTTCGGGAGCACAACAGCCCCACCGGCGTCTCCTACAACCTCTTTAACAgaaacacataaacaaacatccCAGAGCAGCCATCACAGAACAGCCCCAGAAAGAGCCTCTCAGACTCCGAACACTCAGAGCCCAGTTCCAGAGCACTCGGTTGTGCACACGACAGCCCGTCAGGGGAATTTTACAAGCACCCCCCGTCCTACAGTTAAACCAACCGAGACAACACAAAGGGGAGGCAgcgctactgtagaccttcaccCTGTCCCAAGTCCTGACAAGTCCCCGGAGAATCGCAACACTCGCCCGGGAGTGCCAGCAGATGGACAGCTCGACACACCAGACTATCGATATACAACAGGTACGACTGAGGTTAAAAAAGCGCCGGTCAAAGAGATTGACAGCGCGTCTCCGTCCATCCGGCATGAAATAACCAGCGCACACGGCACAACACACGCCCCAACACACGCCCCAACACACGCCCCGGGTGCCTCGACAAAAGAGTCCTTCCATGAGGAGGCAGAACATGAGAAGGCTCGGGTTAGCACCGCTGAAAGGCCGGTGACATCTGAAAGCTCTCATCGCGGATCTGGTCCCGATAAAACAGCCACTGTTAAGCCCAGAACAACCTTTGATGGGCATTATAACATCAGAGAAAGCACTTCCACCACAGGCAAAGACCAAACACCAGtggaaaatgttgcagtttctgTTGCTGCTACTACAACAAAGGATGTTTCTCCCACTATGTCACCTGTCACCTCCACATCAGTTAGGACATCCATAGTTTTCCCCTCTAGGGTGAGGCCTCAGATCCCTGTACTAAACACTCCATCCACTAGGGTCAGGACCCAACCTTCATCCAGAACAGTGGAGGTTCCCTCCAACTCCAACCACATCCCAGACAGTCACATAGAGAGAGTCCTCATCTCTCAACCCGACCAGAGAAACAACCCGATCCTCAACAGAGGAGACTCCATCCTAATCACCAGATCTGACCCCAACAGACAACCGCCACCAGCCGACTCCCACACCACTACTAAACTAGAGTCAACTGACATCAAGCCTGATCCAGTCACCGGTGTTAAACCAACCACCACAGAACCCAGAACACCCCACAGGAcagtcacaaacacaaacacccaGATGGTCAAACAGACGACCATCACAACCACGCTCGCTTCCACCGCCACAAAGAGCTTTTCTCAGACTTCATCAGTGTCTTCATCAAGGCCTCAGAGTCCGTCCAGTGGGGGccagaggacagagacccctaCCCAGACACAGGGGTTATCAGGTGGGGTGTCGGGAGGTGGTGAGAGACCCTCCGTAGCGGGACCTGTTGTAAGAGGGAAGCCCCGGATCACCAATGTGGATGTGCGGACAGTGACAGTGAATGCAGAGATGGATGCACAGCTGCCCTGTGTGGCTGTAGGGGAGCCCAAGCCTTTCCTCTCCTGGACGAGAGTCTCCACTG GAGCGACAGTAGCCCAGAACACTCGGGTCCAGAGGTTCGAGGTCCATCCCAACGGCACATTAATCATCCGTaacagccagccccaggaccgaGGCCAGTACCTCTGTATGGTCCAGAACCAGTATGGCATGGACAAGATGGTGGTCTCCCTGATGGTCCTGGCCCAGCATCCCAGAGTGCTCCAGCCGCGCTACCGCGATGCTACCGTATACCACGGGGACGGCATCGATCTGGAGTGCCAGGTACAGGGACATCCCATGCCCCGGGTCACCTGGGTGCTGCCTGACAGGGTCCACCTCGCTGCGCCCCCAGCCCCGGGCCCTGCCAACCCAGCCAGTGGCCCCCAGCCCGGCCCACAGTCTGGCCCTAAGCACGTGGACCTCCTCAGTAACGGTACTCTCCGGATAACCGAGGCCAGCTACACAGACAGAGGGATCTATAAATGTATCGGCAGCAGCGTGGCGGGAGCCGATACAGTCTCTGTCCGTCTCCATGTGGCAGCCTTGCCTCCAGTCATCCAACAACCTCGCTATGAGAACATGTCCCTCCCCGAGGGCAGCACGGCCTACATCCACTGCACCGCCAAAGGAGCCCCTACGCCCGTCATGCGCTGGACCACGCCCGACGGAGTCCAGCTCCTCACCTCGCAGTTCGTCAACGGACGTAATTTCTTTGTCTTCCCCAACGGGACCCTGTACGTCCGTGGGCTAGGCCAAGGCGACGCGGGGAGATATGAGTGTGTGGCCAGTAATGCGGTAGGAGCCTCCAGGAGAACCAGCATTCTGACCGTACTGAGACTCCCATCCTCCACCAAGGCCAGGATTACCTCCTCGTCTCCCCAGAGGTCTGACGTGGTCTACGGGGCGCTTCTGAGGCTCGACTGCATTGCCACAGGAAAACCAGAGCCCAGGATCGTCTGGAGGACCCCCTCTAAGAAACTAGTGGATTCCCAGTACAG CTTCGACCCCAGGATAAAGGTGTTCACCAATGGTTCTCTGGCCATCCAGGCCATGACAGAGAAAGATGATGGGGACTACCTGTGTGTGGCCCGAAACAAGATGGGGGACGACTACATGCTTCTGAGGGTTAACGTGCTGACCAAGCCGGCCAAGATTGAGCAGAAGCAGCTGCTGGCGAGTCAGAAG GTGATGTATGGAGGAGACCTGAAGGTGGACTGTATAGCGTCTGGCCTCCCCAACCCTGAGATCCGCTGGGCTCTGCCGGACGGCACCATGATCAACACACTGAAACAGACGGATAGTAGGGTTAGAGGTGGCCGCACCCGCAG ATACGTGGTGTTCGACAACGGGACGTTGTACGCCAACGACGTGGggatgagagaggaaggagactaCACCTGCTACGCTGAGAACCAGATAGGGAAGGATGAGATGAAGGTTCACGTCAAGGTGGTGGCGGACCCTCCGATCATCAGAGACAAAACTCAAAGCCCGGAAGTCATCAGGGTTCTTTATGGGGAGACCGTGTCTCTGAAGTGCAGCGTCAAGGGAGAGCCGACCCCAGTCATCACGTGGCTATCCCCCACTAACCGGGCCATTGCCTCCTCCCCCACTAAATACCAGGTCCATAATGATGGCACATTAGTGGTCAAGAAGGCGCAACGCTTTGATGCTGGTAACTACACCTGCACAGCTAGGAACAGTGCCGGCCAGGACCGCAAAGTCACcagggtggaagtctttgtgACGCCCCCGACCATCAATGGACTGAGAGGTATGGTCAACACTATCAGAGTGACGGCTATAAGGGACCAGCGCACCATGCTGGCCTGCGAGGCCGTGGGGACACCCATCCCCCGGGTCATGTGGGTGTTACCGGAGAACGTCATCCTCCCGGTGCCATACTACGGCAGCAGAATGACGGTGCATCGTAACGGTACGTTGGATATACGTTCGCCGAAGGGGACCGACTCGGCTCAGCTGGCCTGCATCGCACGCAACGAGGGCGGGGAGGCCAGGCTGATGGTCCACCTGGAGGTTAaagagatggtagagagaccGCAGCTCAGAGGGCCCAAAACAGAGAGCCTCTCTCTAACGGTAGGCAGTACCATGACCCTGAACTGCTCCTTTGAAGGAGGCCCAGCACCCCCAACGGTAACCTGGATCCTCCCTAATGGTTCCCCCCTCATGAGGGGTGCCCAGTTCTCCAAGTTCTTCCACCGACCTGACGGCTCCTTGGTCATCACTAACCCCGCTGTCTCTGAGAGTGGTATGTACCGCTGCCTGGCGAGGAATGTAGCCGGGCTAGTGGAACGTACTATTACTTTAGCCCCGGAGAGGAAACCAGAGATCAATAACCGCTACAACTCCCCCATCAGTATTATGAATGGGGAGAGCCTCCAACTCCACTGTCTGTCTACGGGGGACCCCCTCCGGCTGACGTGGACACTGCCCAGTGGGGTGGTCCTGGGGCGGCCACAGAGAGCCGGTCGCTACGCCGTACTGGCCAATGGGACGCTCGCCATCCAGCAGGCGTCCGTCTACGACCGCGGCTCCTACATCTGCCGAGCGGCTAACGAGTACGGCAGCGCCCTGCTCTCCGTGCCCGTCATCGTCATCGCGTACCTGCCTCGCATCACCAATGGCCCGCCTCCCGTGATGTACGCTCGCCGCGGCGTGGCGGTCCAGCTGAACTGTGTTGCCACGGGGATCCCCCGAGCTGAGATTGCCTGGGAGACGCCGGATAGGACGCGGCTAGCGGTCAGAGCCCAGCCACGCCTCTTTGGCAACAAGTACCTCCACCCACAAGGCTCTCTCATCATCCAGAACCCCACACAGAGAGACCAGGGCTTCTACAAATGCACCGCCAGGAACGCGATAGGGGTCGATACTAAAGCCACCTATCTACATGTGTTCTGA